A single window of Halostella salina DNA harbors:
- a CDS encoding ZIP family metal transporter, with protein sequence MDLLGNLALVFVAGLVTALATGLGAVPFFLVDDVGDRWNVILWGLASGIMVSASLFGLLMEGLAEGTIGDVVPGLVAGVVLVVVSHRVISGVELHPRKYEEADYRKLVLILGVLTVHSFPEGVAVGVSFADLNIGQGPAVLGFTIPLLAVFMTVAISIHNVPEGVAISIPLRAMGVSKWKMVWWAVFSSLPQPVGAVLAFYFVRTAREFLPAGFGFAAGAMIYLVAAEFVPEALETGADLPGGGRRELVGGIAAGVVLMTPLAFV encoded by the coding sequence ATGGACCTGCTGGGGAACCTGGCGCTGGTGTTCGTCGCCGGTCTCGTCACCGCGCTCGCGACCGGGCTGGGGGCGGTCCCGTTCTTCCTCGTCGACGACGTGGGCGACCGCTGGAACGTGATCCTCTGGGGGCTTGCTTCGGGGATCATGGTGTCGGCGTCGCTGTTCGGACTGCTCATGGAGGGGCTCGCCGAGGGGACCATCGGGGACGTGGTCCCGGGGTTGGTCGCCGGCGTCGTCCTCGTCGTCGTCAGCCACCGCGTCATCAGCGGGGTGGAGCTACACCCCCGGAAGTACGAGGAAGCCGACTACAGGAAGCTCGTCCTGATCCTCGGCGTCCTCACCGTCCACAGCTTCCCGGAGGGCGTCGCCGTCGGCGTCTCCTTCGCGGACCTCAACATCGGGCAGGGGCCGGCGGTGCTGGGCTTTACGATCCCGCTACTCGCGGTGTTTATGACCGTCGCTATCTCGATCCACAACGTGCCGGAGGGCGTCGCCATCTCGATCCCGCTCCGGGCCATGGGCGTCAGCAAGTGGAAGATGGTCTGGTGGGCCGTGTTCTCCAGCCTCCCGCAACCGGTCGGCGCGGTGCTGGCCTTCTACTTCGTCCGGACCGCACGGGAGTTCCTGCCCGCCGGCTTCGGCTTCGCCGCCGGCGCGATGATCTACCTCGTCGCCGCCGAGTTCGTCCCCGAGGCGCTGGAGACCGGCGCGGACCTGCCCGGCGGCGGCCGCCGGGAACTGGTCGGCGGGATCGCGGCCGGCGTCGTCCTGATGACCCCGCTGGCGTTCGTGTGA
- a CDS encoding pyridoxal phosphate-dependent aminotransferase translates to MTGLTERVQRVDRSSIRVMYDMAESADRDLVRLEVGEPDFDTPEHVVDAAAEAARSGDTHYTANAGLPELRRAIADRMAADFDIQTEPDGVVVTNGGMEALHLAVLSVAAPGEELLYPTPGWPNYASQAYLADAEPVEVAMPADEGYPLDADRVRAAMTDDTAAVVLCSPSNPTGRVYDEDEMRDVVAAAADHDAYVIADEVYGGLAYDRDVTGIAALADHPEHVLTVNSCSKTYAMTGWRVGWLVAPPAIADEVAKIHESTTACAGSVAQRAAIAALTGPREPVEEMCERFRERRDYVVDRVADIDGLTCPRPEGAFYAFLDPAVEGSSLEIAEELLADYGVVLAPGDGFGDAGAGQLRLSFANSMDRIETGFDRIERFMADR, encoded by the coding sequence ATGACCGGTTTAACCGAGCGGGTGCAGCGCGTCGACCGCTCGTCGATCCGCGTGATGTACGACATGGCCGAGTCGGCCGACCGCGACCTCGTGCGGCTCGAAGTCGGCGAACCTGACTTCGACACGCCCGAACACGTCGTCGACGCTGCCGCCGAGGCGGCGCGCTCGGGGGATACGCACTACACGGCCAACGCGGGGCTGCCGGAACTGCGTCGGGCGATCGCCGACCGAATGGCCGCGGACTTCGACATCCAGACCGAGCCGGACGGGGTCGTCGTCACCAACGGTGGGATGGAGGCGCTCCACCTCGCCGTCCTCTCGGTGGCCGCCCCCGGCGAGGAACTGCTCTACCCGACGCCCGGGTGGCCGAACTACGCGTCGCAGGCGTACCTCGCCGACGCCGAACCGGTCGAGGTGGCGATGCCCGCCGACGAGGGCTACCCGCTCGACGCCGACCGCGTCCGGGCGGCGATGACCGACGACACCGCCGCCGTCGTGCTCTGCTCGCCGTCGAACCCGACGGGTCGGGTGTACGACGAGGACGAAATGCGCGACGTGGTCGCCGCCGCGGCCGACCACGACGCGTACGTGATCGCCGACGAGGTGTACGGCGGCCTCGCCTACGACCGCGACGTGACTGGAATCGCGGCGCTCGCCGACCACCCCGAACACGTCCTTACGGTGAACTCCTGCTCGAAGACCTACGCGATGACGGGGTGGCGCGTGGGCTGGCTCGTCGCGCCGCCGGCTATCGCCGACGAGGTGGCGAAGATCCACGAGAGCACGACCGCCTGCGCCGGCAGCGTCGCCCAGCGCGCCGCGATAGCTGCGCTGACCGGCCCGCGGGAGCCGGTCGAGGAGATGTGCGAGCGGTTTCGCGAACGCCGCGACTACGTCGTCGACCGCGTGGCCGACATCGACGGACTCACTTGCCCGCGCCCGGAGGGAGCGTTCTACGCGTTCCTCGACCCCGCTGTCGAGGGGTCGAGCCTCGAGATCGCCGAGGAACTGCTGGCCGACTACGGCGTCGTGCTCGCGCCCGGCGACGGCTTCGGCGACGCAGGTGCCGGCCAGCTACGGCTCAGCTTCGCCAACAGCATGGACCGCATCGAGACGGGGTTCGACCGGATCGAGCGGTTCATGGCCGACCGCTGA
- a CDS encoding O-acetylhomoserine aminocarboxypropyltransferase/cysteine synthase family protein: MTDDSDRGFETRSLHDGQEPDPATGSRAPAIHQTTSYVFDDAADAAAQFGLDKAGYIYSRIGNPTVETLEQRLASLEGGTGAVATSSGMAAFNLATTMLASVGDNVVSASSLYGGTYTYLEHTAARRGIEARFVDTLDYDAYEEAIDEDTAFVHCETIGNPALVTPDFDRLAEIAHDAGVPLFVDNTFATPHLCKPIEHGADLVWESTTKWLHGSGTTIGGVLVDGGSFPWEEHDYEEIAGPNPAYHGVDFRERFGDAAFAMAARARGLRDLGNQQSPFDAWQTLQGVETLPLRMERHCENAMAVAEYLEEHDAVDWVNYPGLESHETHEEATEYLDGGYGGMITFGLAGEGDAAYEAARGMCEETELASLLANVGDAKTLIIHPASTTHQQLTEEEQAASGVVPEMVRLSVGIEDPVDVIADLDAAIESVQ, encoded by the coding sequence ATGACGGACGACTCAGACCGCGGCTTCGAGACGCGTAGCCTCCACGACGGCCAGGAACCGGACCCGGCAACCGGCTCTCGTGCGCCGGCGATCCACCAGACCACGTCCTACGTCTTCGACGACGCCGCCGATGCTGCGGCCCAGTTCGGGCTCGACAAGGCGGGCTACATCTACAGCCGGATCGGCAACCCGACCGTCGAGACGCTGGAGCAGCGCCTCGCCAGCCTGGAGGGCGGCACCGGCGCAGTCGCGACCTCCAGCGGGATGGCCGCGTTCAACCTCGCCACGACGATGCTCGCCTCGGTCGGCGACAACGTCGTCTCGGCGTCGTCGCTGTACGGCGGCACGTACACCTACCTCGAACACACCGCCGCCCGCCGGGGGATCGAGGCCCGGTTCGTCGACACGCTCGACTACGACGCCTACGAGGAAGCGATCGACGAGGACACCGCGTTCGTCCACTGCGAGACGATCGGCAACCCGGCCCTGGTGACGCCCGACTTCGACCGCCTCGCGGAGATCGCTCACGACGCGGGCGTCCCGCTGTTCGTCGACAACACCTTCGCGACGCCCCACCTCTGCAAGCCGATCGAGCACGGCGCGGACCTGGTCTGGGAGTCGACGACGAAGTGGCTCCACGGCTCCGGCACGACCATCGGCGGCGTGCTGGTCGACGGCGGCTCCTTCCCCTGGGAGGAGCACGACTACGAGGAGATAGCGGGGCCGAACCCGGCGTACCACGGCGTCGACTTCCGCGAGCGCTTCGGCGACGCCGCGTTCGCAATGGCCGCCCGCGCCCGCGGCCTGCGCGACCTGGGCAACCAGCAGTCGCCGTTCGACGCCTGGCAGACGCTTCAGGGCGTCGAGACGCTCCCGCTCCGGATGGAGCGCCACTGCGAGAACGCCATGGCCGTCGCCGAGTACCTCGAGGAACACGACGCCGTCGACTGGGTGAACTACCCCGGGCTTGAGTCCCACGAAACCCACGAAGAGGCCACGGAGTACCTCGACGGCGGCTACGGCGGGATGATCACCTTCGGCCTCGCGGGCGAGGGCGACGCCGCCTACGAGGCCGCCCGCGGCATGTGCGAGGAGACCGAACTGGCGAGCCTGCTGGCGAACGTCGGCGACGCCAAGACGCTGATCATCCACCCCGCCAGCACGACCCACCAGCAACTGACCGAGGAGGAACAGGCCGCCAGCGGCGTCGTCCCCGAGATGGTCCGCCTCTCGGTCGGCATCGAGGACCCGGTCGACGTGATCGCCGACCTCGACGCCGCGATCGAGTCGGTGCAGTAA
- a CDS encoding type II toxin-antitoxin system VapC family toxin, whose translation MTGRRVLPDVNALAIQLVEDHPGHPYVAEELVPALQGDGTLVVFGYLPLRVQWVLEDLGFDAVEARNAVSSLLRYPMEFVDVDGRTTLDAFEISAEKNHDVYDCFYLALARTADVDALVTTDRDFERLCADEPFDYVNPVPESVLAEFHDAG comes from the coding sequence ATGACGGGCCGCCGCGTGCTGCCGGACGTGAACGCGCTGGCGATCCAGCTCGTCGAGGACCACCCCGGCCATCCGTACGTCGCGGAGGAACTGGTGCCGGCGCTGCAGGGCGACGGGACCCTCGTCGTCTTCGGCTATCTGCCGCTCCGGGTCCAGTGGGTGCTTGAGGACCTGGGTTTCGACGCCGTCGAGGCCCGAAACGCCGTCTCCTCGCTGCTCCGGTACCCGATGGAGTTCGTCGATGTCGATGGACGGACGACGCTCGACGCCTTCGAGATCAGCGCCGAGAAGAACCACGACGTCTACGACTGCTTCTACCTGGCGCTGGCGAGAACCGCGGACGTCGACGCGCTCGTCACGACCGACCGCGACTTCGAGCGCCTCTGTGCGGACGAGCCGTTCGACTACGTCAATCCGGTCCCCGAGTCCGTCCTCGCCGAGTTCCACGACGCCGGGTGA
- a CDS encoding AbrB/MazE/SpoVT family DNA-binding domain-containing protein → MNTEDGDPGNAEESPDDAEEYGTAEVNDRGRLTIPKPLRDDLRIEGGTEFRVVREGGDIRLVRQLPELETLTRDGEWGDETFRDAGAATFGER, encoded by the coding sequence GTGAACACGGAGGACGGCGACCCCGGAAACGCCGAGGAGTCCCCGGACGATGCCGAGGAGTACGGTACCGCGGAAGTCAACGACCGCGGCCGCCTGACGATCCCGAAGCCCCTGCGGGACGACCTCCGGATCGAGGGCGGCACGGAGTTCCGGGTCGTCCGCGAGGGCGGTGACATCCGGCTCGTGCGGCAGTTGCCGGAACTGGAGACGCTGACCCGGGACGGGGAGTGGGGCGACGAGACGTTCCGCGACGCCGGGGCGGCGACGTTCGGCGAGCGATGA
- a CDS encoding Htur_1727 family rSAM-partnered candidate RiPP, with the protein MVEKARRNEVGDHPRGGDGREWEVFVREDEDDPMRHVGSVSAPSPEVAHEQATRLFAWFATDVWICPADETHRFSTHDLDDEATPAPHPDEGEGRTHEL; encoded by the coding sequence ATGGTCGAGAAGGCACGACGGAACGAGGTCGGCGACCATCCCCGCGGCGGCGACGGGCGCGAGTGGGAGGTGTTCGTCCGCGAGGACGAGGACGACCCGATGCGACACGTCGGGAGCGTCAGCGCGCCGTCGCCCGAAGTCGCCCATGAGCAGGCGACGCGGCTGTTCGCGTGGTTCGCGACGGACGTGTGGATCTGCCCCGCCGACGAGACGCACCGGTTCTCGACACACGACCTGGACGACGAGGCGACGCCCGCGCCGCACCCGGACGAGGGGGAGGGCCGCACCCACGAGCTATGA
- a CDS encoding TIGR04347 family pseudo-SAM/SPASM protein: protein MISVSKLLCDMDAEGDGLRYDAADESDADQIRRRKQRRPVVVWNTTKQCNLYCEHCYAAATEEAAPGELSTAEGKRLLDDLADYGVPVVLFSGGEPLVRDDLTELVAYAADNGIRPVLSTNGTLITEERAADLRDAGLQYAGVSVDGLAERNDAFRGQEGAFDAAVRGIEACLDAGLKTGLRYTITERTAPDLEDVVDFLYDVGVDRFCFYHLDYGGRGAAIRDADLAPEEKRRAVERVCDMTREYHERGEEIETLLVGNYCDAAYLVEYARDRLGDAHAERVREYLRRNGGDPAGERVADVDYQGNVHLTQFWQGYSLGNVRDRSFGAMWEDESNPLLRALREREDHLTGKCAGCQYRDVCRGASRLRSLAAHDHPFGPDPQCYLTDAEVTGDVAGSTAD from the coding sequence ATGATCTCGGTCAGCAAACTCCTCTGTGACATGGACGCCGAGGGCGACGGCCTGCGCTACGACGCGGCCGACGAGTCCGACGCCGACCAGATCCGCCGGCGGAAACAGCGGCGGCCGGTCGTCGTCTGGAACACGACCAAGCAGTGCAACCTCTACTGCGAGCACTGCTACGCCGCGGCGACCGAGGAGGCCGCCCCCGGCGAACTGTCGACCGCCGAAGGCAAACGCCTGCTGGACGATCTGGCCGACTACGGCGTCCCGGTCGTCCTCTTCTCGGGCGGCGAGCCGCTCGTCCGCGACGACCTGACCGAACTCGTGGCTTACGCCGCGGACAACGGCATCCGGCCGGTCCTGTCGACGAACGGGACGCTGATCACCGAAGAGCGGGCGGCGGACCTCCGTGACGCGGGCCTGCAGTACGCCGGCGTCTCCGTCGACGGCCTCGCCGAGCGCAACGACGCGTTCCGCGGGCAGGAGGGCGCGTTCGACGCCGCCGTCCGCGGGATCGAGGCCTGCCTCGACGCGGGGCTGAAAACCGGCCTGCGCTACACGATCACCGAGCGGACCGCCCCGGACCTGGAGGACGTGGTCGACTTCCTCTACGACGTGGGCGTCGACCGCTTCTGCTTCTACCACCTCGACTACGGCGGCCGGGGCGCGGCCATCCGCGACGCGGACCTCGCCCCCGAGGAGAAGCGCCGGGCGGTCGAGCGCGTCTGCGACATGACCCGCGAGTACCACGAGCGCGGCGAGGAGATCGAGACGCTGCTGGTCGGCAACTACTGCGACGCCGCGTACCTCGTGGAGTACGCCCGGGACCGCCTCGGCGACGCCCACGCCGAGCGCGTCCGGGAGTACCTGCGGCGCAACGGCGGCGACCCCGCGGGCGAGCGCGTCGCCGACGTGGACTACCAGGGCAACGTCCACCTCACGCAGTTCTGGCAGGGGTACTCGCTGGGCAACGTCCGGGACCGCTCCTTCGGCGCGATGTGGGAGGACGAGTCGAACCCGCTGCTCCGGGCGCTCCGCGAGCGCGAGGACCACCTCACCGGGAAGTGTGCGGGCTGCCAGTACCGTGACGTCTGCCGCGGCGCGTCGCGCCTGCGCTCGCTCGCCGCCCACGACCACCCCTTCGGGCCGGACCCGCAGTGTTACCTCACGGACGCGGAGGTCACGGGCGACGTGGCGGGGTCGACGGCCGACTGA
- a CDS encoding halocyanin domain-containing protein, with protein MTEHNDLDRRRFLTVTAGATASTVLLAGCSSDSGSGGGTGGGGDGDSGGGDGDSGGGGGAPSAVEDYLSEANNYSGVVDETGSGSVEVSVGANGANAYGPAAVRVSTGTTITWNWVQGSHNVAVESTPDGADWSGDEAIETPEYSHEHTFETPGVYLYYCTPHETLGMKGAVVVEE; from the coding sequence ATGACCGAACACAACGACCTCGACAGGCGTCGGTTCCTGACGGTAACGGCTGGAGCGACCGCGTCCACAGTGCTGCTGGCTGGCTGTTCCTCCGACAGCGGCAGCGGTGGCGGCACCGGTGGTGGCGGTGACGGTGATTCCGGTGGTGGCGACGGTGACTCCGGCGGCGGTGGCGGCGCGCCCTCGGCGGTCGAGGACTACCTGAGCGAGGCGAACAACTACAGCGGCGTCGTCGACGAGACGGGGTCCGGCTCCGTCGAAGTGTCCGTCGGCGCGAACGGCGCGAACGCGTACGGGCCCGCGGCGGTCCGCGTCTCGACGGGGACGACGATCACCTGGAACTGGGTGCAGGGGTCGCACAACGTCGCGGTGGAGTCCACGCCCGACGGGGCCGACTGGAGCGGCGACGAGGCCATCGAGACGCCCGAGTACAGCCACGAGCACACGTTCGAGACGCCCGGCGTCTACCTCTACTACTGCACGCCCCACGAGACGCTCGGGATGAAGGGCGCAGTCGTCGTCGAGGAGTAG
- a CDS encoding TIGR04053 family radical SAM/SPASM domain-containing protein, whose translation MRPSAVDTDERPFVLVWEVTQACELACEHCRADAQPRRHPDELTTAEGKELLDDAADFGDGQLVVLSGGDPLARDDLVELVEYGTERGLRMTLTPSGTSSLTPAVIADLADAGLQRMALSLDGASAEAHDAFRGETGSFEETVAAAEAAREAGLPLQINTTVCETTVEELPALRERVADLGAVLWSVFFLVPVGRGRVLDPISPDRAERVMEWLHEVSDEARFGVKTTEAPHYRRVGLQRAADAGEGPGGDGSSGPRDGSDTPRDGTAAPDADAIGRRSGIRAGNGFAFVSHVGEVYPSGFLPESAGNVREDDLVDVYRNAHLFESLRDPDGFRGKCGACPFRTVCGGSRSRAYAHTGDPLASDPLCSYVPEEYDGPLPWDSQTEPTSAD comes from the coding sequence GTGCGGCCAAGCGCCGTCGACACGGACGAGCGACCGTTCGTGCTCGTCTGGGAGGTGACCCAGGCCTGCGAACTCGCCTGCGAGCACTGCCGGGCGGACGCCCAGCCGCGCCGTCACCCCGACGAGTTGACCACCGCCGAGGGGAAGGAGCTGCTCGACGACGCCGCCGACTTCGGCGACGGCCAGCTGGTCGTCCTCTCGGGCGGCGACCCGCTTGCCCGCGACGACCTCGTCGAACTCGTGGAGTACGGGACGGAGCGGGGCCTCCGGATGACGCTGACGCCCAGCGGCACCTCGTCGCTGACGCCCGCGGTGATCGCCGACCTCGCGGACGCCGGGCTCCAGCGGATGGCGCTCTCGCTCGACGGAGCCAGCGCCGAAGCACACGACGCGTTCCGCGGCGAGACGGGGAGCTTCGAGGAGACGGTCGCGGCCGCCGAGGCCGCCCGCGAGGCGGGGCTGCCGCTCCAGATCAACACGACCGTCTGCGAGACGACCGTCGAGGAGCTGCCGGCGCTCCGCGAGCGTGTCGCCGATCTCGGCGCTGTGCTGTGGTCGGTGTTCTTCCTCGTCCCGGTCGGCCGGGGGCGCGTTCTGGATCCCATCTCACCCGACCGGGCGGAACGGGTGATGGAGTGGCTCCACGAGGTGAGCGACGAGGCCCGCTTCGGCGTGAAGACGACCGAGGCACCCCACTACCGCCGGGTGGGTCTCCAGCGCGCGGCCGACGCCGGCGAGGGACCGGGCGGCGACGGCTCCAGCGGGCCACGCGATGGCTCCGACACACCCCGCGACGGCACCGCCGCGCCCGACGCCGACGCGATCGGCCGCCGCTCCGGGATCCGGGCCGGGAACGGCTTCGCCTTCGTCAGCCACGTCGGCGAGGTGTACCCCTCCGGCTTCCTCCCCGAGTCCGCGGGCAACGTCCGCGAGGACGACCTCGTCGACGTGTACCGGAACGCGCACCTGTTCGAGTCGCTTCGCGACCCGGACGGCTTCCGCGGGAAATGCGGCGCGTGCCCGTTCCGGACCGTCTGTGGCGGCAGTCGCTCGCGGGCGTACGCCCACACCGGCGACCCGCTGGCGAGCGACCCGCTCTGCTCGTACGTGCCAGAGGAGTACGACGGACCGCTCCCGTGGGACTCGCAGACCGAACCGACCTCCGCCGACTGA
- a CDS encoding CGCGG family putative rSAM-modified RiPP protein — protein MGSVSHDDVEPVTDRVHDNSWSANLEKPHHGEDRDLVVAQAKEAVEHTAPGNHVNLVTHGDHGHPETYLYDDLRAAFDGLGLEYVEQCGCGGHVTRATVEE, from the coding sequence ATGGGATCAGTGTCTCACGACGACGTGGAGCCCGTCACCGACCGCGTCCACGACAACTCCTGGTCGGCCAACCTGGAGAAGCCGCACCACGGCGAGGACCGCGACCTCGTCGTCGCACAGGCCAAAGAGGCCGTCGAGCACACCGCGCCGGGGAACCACGTCAACCTGGTCACCCACGGCGACCACGGCCACCCCGAGACGTACCTGTACGACGACCTCCGGGCGGCGTTCGACGGGCTGGGCCTGGAGTACGTCGAGCAGTGCGGCTGCGGGGGCCACGTCACCCGCGCCACCGTGGAGGAGTAG
- a CDS encoding DUF2249 domain-containing protein — MPDLETRLAGTDVPGDRPRETLDARDLPPPQPLQRTLELLPELDDGTVLVQFNDRAPQHLYPKLGDRGYEYETVGEDPVVTAIWRPE; from the coding sequence ATGCCCGACCTCGAAACGAGGCTGGCCGGGACGGACGTACCGGGAGACCGCCCGCGGGAGACGCTGGACGCGCGGGACCTCCCGCCGCCCCAGCCGCTCCAGCGGACGCTCGAGTTGCTCCCGGAACTCGACGACGGGACGGTGCTGGTGCAGTTCAACGACCGCGCGCCCCAGCATCTCTACCCGAAGCTCGGTGACAGGGGGTACGAGTACGAAACGGTCGGCGAGGACCCCGTCGTCACCGCCATCTGGCGGCCGGAGTGA
- a CDS encoding RNA-guided endonuclease InsQ/TnpB family protein: protein MRRTNTFAVRPLSDTGEQLLRDLLDASAALWNEVNYQRLMRYNDEDGFEGDVWDADTGRFEGKYKGILGASTAQQVIRRNSEAWRGFFRLKDQYHDESNTSVTEHPEPPGFRGNEDNGRQLKTVIRNTSYTVEWGDRSRLEILVGSELKDRYDHTGRLRLEIAGDPTWPDYETQGRLDLWYDETDSTFRASQPVTVSDDARDTPLASETAALDIGANNLVACTTTTGEQYLYEGRGLFDRFRETTREIVRLQSKLEEGQYGSKRIRRLYRKRTRRRDHAQEALCRDLLERLYEDGVDTVYIGGLTDVLDTHWSVETNAKTHNFWAFKQFTERLACTAEEYGISVKVRSEAWTSQECPQCGGTDRTTRHQNTLNCPCGFEGHADLTASETFLKRHVDQAVRPMARPVRFEWDDHNWSGTPHPHERPKEQRTDPSTVHRGGNVASGESA, encoded by the coding sequence ATGAGGCGTACCAACACGTTCGCCGTGCGCCCGCTCTCTGACACCGGAGAGCAACTGCTACGGGACCTGTTGGACGCTTCCGCCGCTCTCTGGAACGAAGTCAACTATCAGCGCCTCATGCGGTACAACGATGAAGACGGCTTCGAGGGCGACGTGTGGGACGCCGATACTGGCCGATTCGAAGGCAAATACAAAGGCATTCTCGGCGCGTCCACCGCTCAACAGGTGATACGGAGGAACAGCGAAGCGTGGCGCGGGTTCTTCCGCCTGAAAGACCAGTATCACGACGAGTCGAACACCTCGGTTACGGAACATCCGGAACCGCCGGGCTTCCGTGGCAATGAAGACAATGGACGCCAACTCAAGACCGTCATTCGCAACACGTCGTACACCGTCGAATGGGGCGACCGGTCCCGACTTGAGATACTGGTCGGGAGCGAGCTGAAAGACCGATACGACCACACCGGGCGTCTCCGGCTGGAAATCGCTGGCGACCCGACTTGGCCCGACTACGAGACACAGGGCCGGTTGGACCTGTGGTACGACGAGACAGACAGCACCTTCCGAGCTTCGCAACCCGTGACTGTTTCTGACGATGCACGGGACACTCCACTGGCTTCCGAAACAGCCGCTCTGGACATTGGTGCGAACAATCTCGTCGCCTGTACTACCACGACCGGCGAGCAATATCTGTACGAAGGTCGGGGCCTGTTCGACCGCTTCCGCGAGACGACACGAGAGATCGTCCGGTTACAGTCGAAACTCGAAGAAGGCCAGTACGGTAGCAAGCGCATCCGCCGACTGTACCGGAAGCGAACCCGTCGCCGCGACCACGCCCAAGAGGCACTGTGTCGTGACCTGCTGGAACGACTGTACGAGGACGGCGTGGACACGGTGTACATCGGTGGCTTGACCGACGTGCTGGACACGCACTGGTCGGTCGAAACCAACGCCAAGACCCACAACTTCTGGGCGTTCAAGCAATTCACCGAACGACTCGCCTGTACCGCTGAAGAATACGGTATCTCGGTCAAGGTTCGGTCGGAAGCGTGGACCAGCCAAGAGTGCCCGCAGTGCGGGGGGACAGACCGAACGACACGGCACCAGAACACGCTGAACTGTCCGTGTGGGTTCGAGGGCCACGCCGACCTCACGGCGTCAGAAACGTTCCTAAAGCGGCACGTAGACCAAGCAGTCAGGCCGATGGCACGGCCCGTGCGGTTCGAGTGGGACGACCACAACTGGTCGGGGACACCACACCCTCACGAACGTCCCAAAGAACAGCGCACAGACCCGAGTACCGTCCACCGTGGCGGGAATGTTGCCTCCGGGGAATCGGCATAG
- a CDS encoding DUF2249 domain-containing protein, translated as MTERTLDLRDVPPPERHPKIHDAFEDLESGEALTLVNDHEPKPLFYEMKAEVDSFDAEGYEVERRDANEFVATLPKA; from the coding sequence ATGACGGAACGAACGCTCGACCTCCGCGACGTGCCGCCGCCGGAGCGCCACCCGAAGATCCACGACGCCTTCGAGGACCTGGAGAGCGGCGAGGCGCTGACGCTGGTCAACGACCACGAACCGAAGCCGCTGTTCTACGAGATGAAAGCCGAAGTCGACTCGTTCGACGCCGAGGGGTACGAGGTCGAACGCCGGGACGCCAACGAGTTCGTCGCCACGCTCCCGAAGGCATGA
- a CDS encoding DUF2249 domain-containing protein, producing the protein MSTDTADRSLDARQIEGEPFSDIVAELDALGDDETFVLVNSFEPEPLYDVLEQRGFTYETERVADDEWQVEIEHA; encoded by the coding sequence ATGAGCACCGATACGGCCGACCGTTCGCTCGACGCCAGGCAGATAGAGGGCGAGCCGTTCAGCGACATCGTGGCGGAACTGGACGCGCTCGGGGACGACGAGACGTTCGTCCTCGTCAACAGCTTCGAGCCGGAGCCGCTGTACGACGTCCTCGAACAGCGCGGGTTCACCTACGAGACCGAACGGGTCGCCGACGACGAGTGGCAGGTCGAGATCGAACACGCCTGA
- a CDS encoding helix-turn-helix domain-containing protein — MPQAQLTLTVPEETWIGELSRSYPDARVRIVAALADEAAGVGLAEIAARDLPDLIGDMAAYDEVIDLELLQEYEDEALVQFETTMPLLLFAVQDSGVPLEMPFDIVDGSAEWTVTAPQDRLSELGEQLDTFGVTYTVDYVQQTIDSDQLLTDHQFDLVRTAVEEGYYDTPRTCSLTELAEELDIAKSTCSESLHRAEEKIVKQFLEDATAK, encoded by the coding sequence ATGCCCCAGGCGCAACTCACGCTGACGGTTCCCGAGGAGACGTGGATCGGGGAGCTGTCGCGCTCGTACCCCGACGCCCGCGTCCGGATCGTCGCGGCGCTGGCGGACGAGGCGGCCGGCGTCGGCCTCGCCGAGATCGCCGCGCGGGACCTGCCGGACCTGATCGGCGACATGGCCGCGTACGACGAGGTGATCGACCTCGAACTGCTCCAGGAGTACGAGGACGAGGCGCTGGTGCAGTTCGAGACGACGATGCCGCTGCTGCTGTTCGCGGTGCAGGACTCCGGCGTCCCCCTCGAAATGCCGTTCGACATCGTCGACGGGAGCGCCGAGTGGACGGTGACCGCCCCGCAGGACCGGCTGTCGGAGCTGGGCGAGCAGCTCGACACGTTCGGCGTCACCTACACCGTCGACTACGTCCAGCAGACCATCGACTCCGACCAGCTGCTCACCGACCACCAGTTCGACCTCGTGCGGACGGCGGTCGAGGAGGGGTACTACGACACCCCCCGGACCTGCTCGCTGACCGAGCTGGCCGAGGAGTTGGACATCGCCAAATCCACCTGCTCGGAGAGTCTCCACCGCGCCGAGGAGAAGATCGTCAAGCAGTTCCTGGAGGACGCGACGGCGAAGTGA